AAAACCGCATTATAATATACTGCATTGGCAATCTGGGTTAAAGAAAACCAGCATTGTGTTAGAAAATCACAGGAAAATGCTGTTCCCGGGAACAAAAAGTGTTCTGAAAGAAAACCAAAGCAACTTGCAAAACAATAGCAGTATTTATGCCCAGAAGAGTAAATTGCTGGCAATGGCCACTTCAgaccaaattttaacataagAGAACAGTCTAGATCCTAACAAGAACATTTTGATACAACAGACACTGTTACTTCAAACCTGAGACAAGAAGCAACAAATAATATTTGAGACagataaaacatatcaaaattagCTTAAATTGGCAATAAATCAATCCACTAGTGTTTTCTTATTGTGTTGTATAAATTTGATGCATTAAGTACCCTTGTGAGTGAATAATTAAGGAACAtctaatttgtaatatttacaAGATATAACTATCCGAAGCATGACATAAACTTGCAGAAAGTACAGCTAGGTCCTGACACCTTACCACTTGTACAAGAAGACATTTCAACCTTGATTTCTCTGTTCGACGCAATCGATCAAGTGTGATTCTCAGGTATGGTTCAACCCAATGATCTACTTGCCCTCCACAGTTTTGAAACAATACTTCTATCAGCTTTGGAGCTGGCTCAATGTCGTTGTCCTCTAAATTTTTATCTGTCATGATCTGCCAAAGAAAAGCAAAGAGCATACGCCTTATAAACTGAAGGGACTGAcataaagaaaaattacaagATAAAAACAGAAGAAtatttagttcattttcatttttgctGGAAAGTTGTCCATCTACAGGCAGCTtttataaacacaaataaactCACAGAAGAAATCATATTCCAAAGACTTTGCTGGTAGTCTGGTTCCTTGCAATTAAGAAAATGAGCAGTTCCCCTGGATATATAGTTGTCCAAAGGAACCAAAATATCTGCATGAAAACAGTTACTACTTAGAAACAACTCAAAAATTACAGATAAATTCAAAACTAGATACTGATAAACTGAAATTGGACAAAAAGAAAGTCTGAAACACCCCACTCTCTGTTGTTATcatataaaatacttataagGACCCACGAGAACCAACAGAAATGAAATGTGCACATTCAATCATAAACAATCTGAAGGTCCACATTGCATTGGCAGTCCAATCCCAGATTTACACATGTTAGTCTCAGAAACTATTCCAATTACCAAAACTTGGAATAATGAGGATTGTTTTGTGTAAAAATCcatgaaaaatatattcaatatcaaGCAAGTAAACTAACATAATTAATTCTATCAACAAATTTGACACAAAATAATTGCAATTTATTTGGCAATGAGGATATTAGAAACAAATGCATTGAACACAAGTTTCAGATCTGTAATATCACTAACTTATCATACCACTGAccgtaaaatttttaaactgcTGAGTGTGAAGtctagttaaaaaatttaaaaacattcatatttggaattgataaaggaaaagaaaagcggAAAAGGCAAATGGAACCATACTTGGAAAGAAGTCTATAGCCCAATCAGCTAATGCTTCGATCATCAAAGGCCAAAGGCTCCACATATCCAATGAAATAGTTGGAGAAAAGAAGGTCATGTATGAAACAATCTCCAAGACTTCTTCAAAAACCTCTGCATAAGaccatgaaaaagaaattgacaaAATACAATATTATACAAGTCAATTTTGGTAAGATTGAAATGCTACAGCTGAAAATCTATTCAATTTCCACTTCTATATTTCACTTGGCGGATTTAGAAACATCAGTTCTTTTAAACAGTCTTAACCCTAGAGACATAATGGTTTGACGGTATCTTTACAACAATGCtattatatacaaatttaaggGGGAAAAACCAGAATTAAACCAAGGCAAATTCCCATTTCACATTCAAACTTTAGATTGTTTCATCAACTCGTACTAAATACTCATTACTTCTTGTTTCTGCCTGCCCCAGAGTACGCATcactattaagaaaataaaaacataaaaaagcaGGGATGAGAAAAAAGGGGGAACACATTACATACCTTGTCCATCAGTTGTCAACATTCTTCGCATGATTGGAAGCAAAGTTGGCTCCACCTGAACAAAAAGGTGTGGAAGCCTACTAACTGATTCAAGTATCGTGCTTATGGCACGCAAACAACCAACTGCAGCCAGAGCACCAGGATCATCGGCTTCATCATCAGCTTCTGCAGTGTTCATACACCTCCAGAACGCAGCTGCCTACAAACAGATAAATGATAGTTTTAAGTACAGACTATTCAAAATTTAGTACTTATACAAATGATGGCAACATGCATTACCAAATTCTGACATAAACCAAGAGCATAAGGCGCCATCTCCTCTCCAAACTTGTCAACAATAGTCTCCAGAGTAAAAACAAGGTCCTCATTCTCAACTTCGTTCATAAGTTTAAAGATCtctgaaggaaaagaaatagcAAATCGTTGACTAAGTTGAATAATGAAAAGTAACTATTTGCTCTGTGAATGTTGACTAGAATAGTGTATGTGAAACAAAAGTtgagaaaagaacaaaaactaGAATGTTCCAAAGAGCCCAGTAAATTTTGAACAACCATCAATAATCAGAGACCATTAATGAGACAAACAACTTCCAAATACCACTTACCATCAAGTAATTGAGGAAGAATAGGACGAATCTCATTTAAATCTGCATGCAAAACAAATTCGTTTCTGTTAAGCCCTCAATACTCgggataaaattaaaaggtgTGAGTAGATAGAACCATCAGCCATCAAACTACAGATTCAGATTTGGCTCAAGCTAGCTCAATCCAAACCCAACTTGTACAAAATACAATAAAGAGAAAAGTAAAGCTATATACCTCTGCAAGCTTCTACAAACGATCTTAATGCAAAAACTGAATCAACACGAACAGGAAGCTCTGCATCACGCAACCCGGAAACAATACTATGCAGTGCTTGGCGGAAATTATTCTGGTCAGAGAAATTTATATGGGCATACTGTCCTGCTACCCATGCAGCCTAATATCCAGACCACAAAAGTACAAAACTAAGAAAATTCTCACATACAAATATCTCCTGGAAACCTTGATTAAGAAGTCTTCAggaataaagaaaaggaaaataaaccTTCGCTCTAAGATGACCAACAGGACTTCGGAACTCTGGAAAAACATGTTGCATCAACATATGCTCCAACTCAGATTTGTAGGGCTCAGTTTGTTTCAGTTTATCACAAAGTGCTCCAACAGCAAGGAGGGCACCATCTTTCTGTTGATAGGGTTTATATTCTACTGGTGCTGAATCATATCTGGAATAAAGAGTAGCATgaatataccaaaataaaactaacaTCAAAAGATACCAATATTCCCAGTCTCAGTTAGTTCCAAAATACCTCTTGAAAATTTCCACAATGAATTGAATAAACTTTTGAAGATTCTCTTTTCCACGTTTTCTTACTAACTCACTGACAAAATCCATGGAAGCGGTCCTTGGACTATATAAATCTTCAATTATATCTgcaatacaaaaatttaatgtaTGAATCAGTCTGACCAGTGCAGGGTTTTGTAACACGCACCAGGTATAGTAGCTTACCGTAGCCCTTCCTTACATACTCATGTGGATCTTCTTCCCAAAGCTTTTGATCGTTGTCATTGAAGCACATGAGAGGGAAAACTATTTCGAAAAGGAGGACATCAAGCTGTGGCTGCAACAAAGTATACATGCTATTCTTCGAGATGCtgcacataaaaaaaattttttggtcAAAATCCATCACTAGCATTtctgaaaactttaaaacaaCTTGCATTATAGATGCATAGAAAGAGTGAAATCTGCGATCTCATCTATAGTCTTGAATATTGACACAACTACTAAGGCCACCAATAAACAATTCTACAACACAAAGCAAGAGCAcaggaaatatatttataaatgtagtataaaattataataaaataatgattttttatcaaGAAATGACCCAAtcaaacttcataattcattaCTATAAGAAAGAGAAATAGAATTAGGcatgacaaaaaaaaagactaattaTCACTACTACAAAGAAAAATCACGATTTTATATGATTCAGAAATGCTTAGGTAATCATAAATCCATCAAGCTCAGCACATTGCTCTCTATCTCCAAGCAAACGCTATTCTTTCTGTTAAATGCTTAGGTAATCATAAATCCATCAAGAAGCTCAGCACATTGCTCTCTATCTCCTAGCAATAGAAAGAAAGTAACAGGTAACActggaaagaaaataattactGCAATGCTATTGTTTCTGTTAAATGCAGGCTACCTCTAGCCTAAAGAATTGTATGGTCCAGTTATCCTGAAATAATAGCCAGGCAAACAAAAGAATAAATGAACATCTTACACCGACTAAAGACTGTCAAAAGCACCAGCTATTGGTATGACTTATGCAGAAAGATATTGCGAACCTGCTGCTTAGATATTGAAGAACAAGGTTGGTAACTCTGTCAGGAAGATAGCCTCCAACACGAACAACTCCCAATAAATTTAAGTGGCATTCCAAAACTTTTCCTGCATAATTCTTCTGAAACATTTGAGCAAAAGCCCTGTTTTCTGGATTCCTAAGCTTCAAATCTCCAAACCTATCAAATAGCCATCAAAATCACAAAATGCCTAATAACATGAGCCCTATCATAAATTACTTCAAACCATgttgcaattttaaaaacataccGAGTGAATAacctatttaaaatatgtacgGTCCATTTCTTCACCTTCCACCACCCCCATGATTTCCTGAGCTCAGGATCTAAAGGCTGGCCTTCCTGAGGTACAGGCCTCTCCAGAACATTTAAGAAAAGCATCATCCAAGCATTGAACACATTTGGATCAAGTAACTGCTTTGGAATCTCCAACTGAAAATTAGACAATAGCCCAAAGATGGCATATGAATCATACAACTCTCATAAAAACAAGTCACAGGAAACAAGCTGTAGTAGAAATATAATACAAGTTTGCACAAAATATTTGGCATGTGATTTTTCCTGCAGCTCCAAAAATCAgcaaaaatttcttttctaCATTGGATTAATTAGCATGCTAGTAATAGATTAAGAAACTTTGTACATCTGAActaaaaagaaagtaaagaCTGCCTATTATTTTATTGGTGATAACATAAGGAGAGATCAAGAGTTCATAACAATAGCACTATATAAGATAAACAAATCCGTATCAAAACAGTACAAACCATGATAGGTACAATctcaaataagaaaattttcattacataATTATGCCAAAAAGTTggaagtaaaaataaaaacagaatatGGAAAACAGGaatgaatataaaaaagaagtaaaatacATGTCAAAAGCTCCCCTTTAGCACCCCATTAACAGATCAAGtgataaatacaaaaaagatgCACTATAAAACCAGTAAATTAAAAACTTACATAGATTGATGAccagaaaattttgcaaataaGCTTGATCAGATCTGCTACTTCCACTGATGGTTTGTCAATCTGCACaagtttattaaatatattgagAAGATGAGGAAATGTCTCTTCAACAATGTGTTGAACAGGAGTTCTCTCCTCCTCCGACTTGAACCtagaataataaagaaaatgatgaacttagtattacaataaaaaaagaaaaaaatttcaaccacCAAATTAAGAGAAACAATTAGTTGTTATTtgtattaaaacattataacaCTTTTAAATGGAGAAAGCTGCCTTCTAGCATATATTGCAACCAAGCATTAACGCCATGGAAAGGTGCTAGTTGAATTAAACAAATACTTCCATCACCTTGAGTGAGCAACttgtattaagaaaattaagatATGAAAACGACAACAAAGAAACCATGCagacaaaaagagaaaaatatggTGTATGCTTACTCATATTTCCTAGCAAGAATCCGCAACACAAACAAAGCCCCATAAACCAGCTGATCTTGTAGGTTATGCTTTACCCAGTCGAGAAGACGCAGCCAATGCTCCGGATAGTCAGCGTTGATAATGGTCTTGAGACACTCACCCAATTGCACCCTGCAACAAAGCCAATATGATGAATCTTACAACTTACGCATGTAATCTGCACGCACTACCAATGAAACAGTAAACAATTCaaagaacaataaaaaaagGGGCCAGCAAAGAATTTTACCTCAACAAAGGAGGAACTTCAGCCACATACACAAGAATATTATCGCGAACCACATCCTTATCACTTGGAGAAATTTTTTGTTGCTCATctacatttattaaaaataaaaatatacatacgTCCATATTCATAGATATAAACATAAACatcagaaaaaaaatacaaagaaaagaatgattgaaattttgaatacttGGATCATGAGGAGCCCAATTCTTAGCAATGAAGTTCTTAAAATGAATAGAAGCAAATTGACGAACCGCGATATCGCGATTATTATCAACGATGATCTGCAATAGTCTCACCAGATGCTGAGGCATATACTGGAACTGAAAccaaacaaaatccaaaatccaataaatcaatcatttgatctaaaaacaaattatcaaaatcaattactaacaattaaaaaaagaaacctgATTAAGACTTTGTTCAGCAGCTTTGCGTTCAGCAGGATTGGAACTAAGAGCAGCTTGAAGAACAAGAGTAAGACTGGGAAGatccatttttttaatcaaaaaattttaaaaaggaaaacaattcTAAACCCTAGCTGCTCAAATTCAGTACAATGAGATGAGAGACTAGGGTTTAGACTTGAGAGAAAGAGatggaaattgaaaaaaagaataaaataagaaaaagaagaagaaagagatggCAGTATGCGGAGGGAGACAGCTAGAGGTTGAGAGAAAGAGCGAAAGGGGGggctatttaaaaaattagggtttacggttttttgtttttaacttgAAAAAGCAACACTTTACTTGGTTTTACTTTTACAAGCAGTCAACTTTCTAACGATGTCGTTTTGACGTTTAGCTCCAGAGTCCAGAGTTAGCAAAGGAGAAACCGCCCGCACGTGTATCTCTCGGCGACTGTGTTCAGTTTTCTTGTAagaaaatgattatttattgGGTTAGGCCTATTTAGTAATGCTTAAAAAAAGCACTTCActcgtattttttaaaaaaatatggttaaaatttatttagcataagaaaaattttttctaattaaattttataaataattaatatttgttgtttaaaatatttaaaatttatatttcatatattaaaatattaacaacaagttataataatttttatattcttactaaaatataataatattaactaatttaaatattatttaaatatatatttattacttgataataacatgtctaaaatgaacattttatttctcaaaatcacttttgacaacaatactaaacacttaaattttaaaccaaacttttcaaaatcactTCTCAAAGTACTTTTCCACAAcactttttaaaagtatttttaaaagcaTTGTTAAACTAGcccttaataattaataatattggGTATACTAACAAAATATCACTAAACTATTGCCtttgttctattttggtcactaaactattaattttttatttaatcactattttttaatcaaatattttattcactttccAGTTAGTCATCGTTAGATAAGTGACGAAAAGCTAATGTCGGcctttttattagtttaataacaaatttagctctcaatatacattttatcattttgatcttaaatataaaatattaaaaaaatttaccctcaatatttacaaaaattatcaatttaattcaaattctaaaaattcaataaatttaaccatcaaaacttacaatatttttcaataaatataaCCTTCAAATTACCATCAAcctgttggaacattttcaaatatttatagtatttcaataattataaacGAATaggtgtaattaattaaaagattatattatttgatttttgaaaaaatttaactatttaaataatattatttgaatagttataatattaaatgaataattatgtgtttattttaaagacattattattcagaaagacacctattgatgaAAGATGTCTTTATGAAGAGaaatgaaaattcctataaataggaataagatttcatttggaaaacacaCTAACAAattctaattttctttctttttttttcctttattttctaatattattagattattttataaagtattactgcagaaatcctttgtagaaattgagtttttgttatacattgctcagtgcgcagtggactattctcgtcagtgcaaaacgcaaatagtcattggcttcatcgTATTCTCAAGGTTAATTTgtttggaactcatttgcacaccgatgtcgaaaccacctttttgaaaaacaaaaatttagttgtcgacttattaaaaaggaaaattcgGGAGTCGctaccgatcttttattgaggtgtgatcggatcaccttgaaaataattttaggtctgtgaattttgagaaaaataggttcgggagtcggttacgcacgaggaagggttagcaccctcgtgacccccaaaattggtaccgaattgattgtttaatgtcttaatgtcaaaaccttgaaaagattttagaatACAATCCTTTAACGAGAAActttgaataaaccaaattgaatgATAAGACAAACTCATTTCGCAGaaataaattgccacactcagtgagttagaatGCAATCAATCCAATCTTTGAAATTAGATTTGTCCCTTTAAAAGAATGTGTTTTAAGAAGGTTATtcgattatttaaattaatcgagaaatcagaatccagtaagttagggttcaatttttagaaattcttaaacatcaaacattgcctttattttaaaatcgggataacaaaatgtcatatccagtaagttaggatccaacattttgaagtctcaaaagctttattttaaaagttgggggttttaatataataaacacttggctattcaaattcatcgagaagaattgaagcctagtaagttagggcacaattctctcgggAGCTATGAACATAAAACTTTTTaggaattatgaaataaaatggttaTAACactttaatgaattttaattcttacaaacaatataattgaaaagcaatatataaaacaaaagataaatagcGAGCTAAATTTATACTAGAAACAATCAAGCAAGTAATATGCTAACACAAACATTCTTCAATCATGTTATACAAACATCTATATTAATAATTGTGCAACCAAAAGATTAATAATCGATataaaaaacttcaaaacaataaaataaagaaacaataataacaatacatAATATGAACATTTGACACAATTTTGATAGTTGGACTAAAAACAAGTAAAaggtttgaataaattttaatgaaaaataaaaaggaaataaaatcaacgaataacataaaattaatacctacattttgatttatgaaaataaaatctagtataaataatagtatatacatgataaaatatataaaagttaaataaatgaaataaaataacaactTTAAAAGGAATAAGATTTCTATACATAAAaagatttgaaattaataacatattattatatatatacgtacgtATACTAAAAacactatatatacatatatataaaaatattaagtattatttaaaaaattgaagttaattatatacatttatacatACGTGAATCAAAACAAAAAGGTATGTACATTAAGGTAATctctaaaacatatataaaatatttataaaattaagtaatgaatgtataaaataataatgcataataagaaatttatagaaaattaagttaactaatatatatatatatataaagaatattaaatataataacaacaaatgaaattaatgataataaattaattattctaatgAAAGTAGATCTATTTTGAGTTCAAACAAAATTctaagggttaattttaaaataaatgagcaaacGCCCGTGTTGAAAACCATTGAAAATCGCAGGGACCATTATagaaatttaacataaaaatccTCTTTGGCTTACAGACTGAAATACTCAAAACGGCGCCGCATAACCGTGGATCAAATtgcaaacaaaatcaaataagcGATTCAAATCAAAAGattgaagaaaatcaaattgaaaccCCACAAAACAAGAGGGGCTTGTCGCGCAAATACCCCTCCCCATGCCAGAACACGCGGATCTAGCCGCAAtctgggtcgggtcatcgggtaaGCTCAATACGGTGCCGTTTTAAACCATTGAAACAAGGTctaaacggcaccgtttcaaTGATcagcattaaataaaaaaactaaacataagaaaccctaaacaatcCTTCTTGCGCCGCATCAGAAACCAAAAAAAACCCCCTTCCATTTGTGCCATTCAGAAAAGATTTGCTTAGAGGCCTTTAAACCATCGCCTgactccgattgcgacggagcaAATGAAGATCCGGCCAAACAGGTAAACTCCTCGCTCTCTaaccttattttctcttttattacaGTATTGTTAATGAACAAAAGAGccaagaaaaagaacaaagaaatgcgaagaaaaaaaatgaaatcaccTTCCCCTTTCTGCTATatgttctctttcttttctattgatttttcaaaaaaaaaaaacccccttTTTAACAGTGTTGtatttggctttatatagccgaaaatacaaaatataataaagaaaataattcaaaatccTCTTTGCTAtctctatttttctatttcttccttttttttctgcTGCTTCAGTTGCGTTGCTCGTTTGTTTGTCCTTTGCAGGTGCGAGGCCGTACGGTGACATACACGCGCAGACTTGGTACTTGAGGCGCAAAGACGCTGAGGATCTGGTTAATTCATGGCGCAAGACCGTAAAGTCTTGAAGGCTAGGGTTTCACTTGGAATCGGGCCATGTAAACTGGGTTAGAGTATTTTGGGCTCGGGTTGATTTAGGATAATGTAATTGGATTGTTTATTTGCAaatggacttttaattttttttttttactatttattggGCCGGGCAatattgggccattacaaccgaagataggtgggggtgaatataaccttaaagatagtgatttgatacacgccttggagccttgtcctatttcttctttttctgtttgaGTTTCGTTcatgtgttcgagattttcttcACCGAAAATTTGTACTTACACAACCAAGATTAAccatttattaaattcatatattttcaatggagaattttatttttacaccaaaattggATAAACAAACCAATAATGATCACATATTTTctcttcttatatttttatttatttaatcgacacatcacaaaaattaaatcatctagatttattttatttaatctttctataatttttcatcatctaattaattgataatatatatttataaattatcaatttataaaatataaatcctaaaaatgataaatgctCTGGTTATAAGCAATATCAAGGATATGTTTCTATGTGCAAC
This genomic window from Gossypium raimondii isolate GPD5lz chromosome 10, ASM2569854v1, whole genome shotgun sequence contains:
- the LOC105777142 gene encoding importin beta-like SAD2, coding for MDLPSLTLVLQAALSSNPAERKAAEQSLNQFQYMPQHLVRLLQIIVDNNRDIAVRQFASIHFKNFIAKNWAPHDPNEQQKISPSDKDVVRDNILVYVAEVPPLLRVQLGECLKTIINADYPEHWLRLLDWVKHNLQDQLVYGALFVLRILARKYEFKSEEERTPVQHIVEETFPHLLNIFNKLVQIDKPSVEVADLIKLICKIFWSSIYLEIPKQLLDPNVFNAWMMLFLNVLERPVPQEGQPLDPELRKSWGWWKVKKWTVHILNRLFTRFGDLKLRNPENRAFAQMFQKNYAGKVLECHLNLLGVVRVGGYLPDRVTNLVLQYLSSSISKNSMYTLLQPQLDVLLFEIVFPLMCFNDNDQKLWEEDPHEYVRKGYDIIEDLYSPRTASMDFVSELVRKRGKENLQKFIQFIVEIFKRYDSAPVEYKPYQQKDGALLAVGALCDKLKQTEPYKSELEHMLMQHVFPEFRSPVGHLRAKAAWVAGQYAHINFSDQNNFRQALHSIVSGLRDAELPVRVDSVFALRSFVEACRDLNEIRPILPQLLDEIFKLMNEVENEDLVFTLETIVDKFGEEMAPYALGLCQNLAAAFWRCMNTAEADDEADDPGALAAVGCLRAISTILESVSRLPHLFVQVEPTLLPIMRRMLTTDGQEVFEEVLEIVSYMTFFSPTISLDMWSLWPLMIEALADWAIDFFPNILVPLDNYISRGTAHFLNCKEPDYQQSLWNMISSIMTDKNLEDNDIEPAPKLIEVLFQNCGGQVDHWVEPYLRITLDRLRRTEKSRLKCLLVQVIANAVYYNAVLTLSILNKFCVTLEVFNLWFQLLQQVRRSGRRVNFKREHDKKVCCLGLTSLLALPGEQLDGEALGRVFRATLDLLVAYKDQVAEAAKEEEAEDDDGMDGFESDDDDDDDADGSDKEMGVDAEEGDEADSIRLQKLAAQAKAFHENDDDDDDDYSDDDFSDDEELQSPIDEVDPFVFFVDTVKVLQVSDPMRFQNLTQTLDFHYQALANGVAQHAEQRRAEIGKEKMEKASAATVAS